A section of the Oncorhynchus nerka isolate Pitt River linkage group LG3, Oner_Uvic_2.0, whole genome shotgun sequence genome encodes:
- the LOC115114560 gene encoding GSK-3-binding protein-like, whose amino-acid sequence MPCRKENYILLEQSVTVDSKEVDALVTKIGEALQLHNNSANQKTMSCLHGLTSNCSSSNIKQANNNNNGVALQKRTGCCIRLRNRSQRSNRTSPYSFPGSSNQEWDHFKRWDRKGINAAVEDDPHQLLQELILSGNLIKEAVRRLQFSTTECGDLSDKLQC is encoded by the coding sequence ATGCCTTGTCGAAAGGAGAACTACATCCTCTTGGAGCAGTCTGTTACCGTCGATTCAAAAGAAGTGGACGCTTTGGTCACGAAAATCGGTGAGGCGCTGCAGCTTCACAACAATAGTGCTAATCAAAAGACGATGTCATGTCTCCACGGTCTCACCAGCAACTGCAGCAGTAGCAACATCAAACaagctaacaacaacaacaatggtGTAGCCCTGCAAAAACGTACCGGGTGCTGCATACGGCTTCGAAACCGGAGTCAACGTAGTAACAGAACTAGTCCGTACAGTTTCCCTGGCTCAAGTAACCAGGAGTGGGACCATTTCAAACGTTGGGACCGAAAGGGGATCAACGCAGCTGTCGAGGACGACCCACATCAGTTACTTCAGGAATTAATATTGTCTGGGAATCTTATCAAAGAAGCGGTCAGGCGGCTGCAGTTCTCTACGACGGAGTGTGGAGATCTTTCGGACAAGCTGCAGTGCTGA